Proteins encoded in a region of the Candidatus Nitrosomarinus catalina genome:
- a CDS encoding uL15 family ribosomal protein, producing the protein MATRLRKTRRLRGGRHMGWGQVGQHRASGHKGGLGVTGFQKHHYSSLLKDEPDHYGHESTSPPHPNITKKWASVRDLDDLFTKFGKEEGGKKIVDLESAGYDKLLGGGNISNGYSVKIENFTASAEEKLKAVGGEIVQSSTDKKPEEG; encoded by the coding sequence ATGGCAACTAGATTGCGAAAAACTCGAAGACTAAGAGGTGGCAGACACATGGGATGGGGCCAAGTAGGTCAACACCGTGCAAGTGGTCATAAAGGTGGTCTTGGAGTTACAGGTTTCCAAAAACATCATTACAGTAGTTTACTAAAAGATGAACCAGATCATTATGGACATGAATCAACTAGTCCTCCTCATCCAAACATCACAAAAAAATGGGCCAGTGTTAGAGATTTAGATGATTTATTCACCAAATTTGGTAAAGAAGAAGGTGGAAAGAAAATCGTAGACCTTGAAAGTGCAGGATATGATAAACTTCTTGGTGGTGGAAACATTTCCAATGGATATTCTGTAAAAATAGAAAATTTCACTGCATCAGCTGAAGAAAAACTAAAGGCCGTTGGTGGAGAAATTGTTCAATCTTCAACAGATAAAAAACCTGAAGAGGGTTAG
- a CDS encoding EMC3/TMCO1 family protein yields MDFNFILLFIDSAFLQLPDFLGGERMALGSDDPIIKGLILSMFAVSGFGILLNVFNSAVRRKMVDQTKLKRIMKETRTWQKERMAAMRSKDTAKSAELNKKSSYMNKMSMEMMQMNMRPMMITFVPLILIFYLVLPQLFTYTVAISPIPLNVIPGDMFQLTCTAEQALDATHICFGKENHLMLWAWYFLSSIAFSGIIMRITKTSMDLG; encoded by the coding sequence ATGGATTTCAACTTTATTCTACTCTTTATCGACTCAGCATTTTTACAACTACCTGATTTCCTAGGTGGTGAAAGAATGGCTCTTGGCAGTGATGATCCAATAATCAAAGGTCTAATCCTATCCATGTTTGCCGTATCTGGATTTGGTATTTTGCTAAATGTATTCAATTCTGCAGTTAGAAGAAAAATGGTTGATCAAACCAAACTAAAGAGAATTATGAAAGAAACTAGAACATGGCAAAAAGAAAGAATGGCTGCAATGAGATCTAAAGATACTGCAAAATCAGCTGAACTAAACAAAAAATCTTCTTACATGAACAAAATGTCCATGGAGATGATGCAAATGAATATGCGACCAATGATGATTACTTTTGTTCCATTAATTCTAATTTTCTATCTTGTATTGCCACAACTATTTACATACACAGTAGCAATTTCTCCAATACCACTTAATGTGATACCTGGAGATATGTTCCAATTAACTTGTACTGCAGAACAAGCTTTGGATGCAACACACATTTGTTTTGGTAAAGAAAACCATCTAATGCTATGGGCTTGGTACTTTCTTTCTTCTATTGCATTTAGTGGAATCATTATGAGAATCACTAAAACATCAATGGATCTAGGTTGA
- a CDS encoding 30S ribosomal protein S5 produces the protein MSQTTQSKPGQSKPGQSKPGQGGRGRGPPVYGRGPPGTEASKPRRPRREPEEEVWVPKTILGQKVAAGEITSVEEILEAGLRIQESGIIKKLLPDLKSEVVDVGIIQKMTSNGQSTRFKAIVAAGNENGYLGIGQGKSKQMRIAIEKATSQAFLNINPIKMGCGSWECKCDQKHSVPFKVKGKGGSVTIEIIPAPRGLGLVAGGKIKRLLELAGLKDAWTTAKGSTPTMNSTSKAVLDCLRQTFSQG, from the coding sequence ATGAGTCAAACAACACAATCTAAACCTGGACAATCTAAACCTGGACAATCTAAACCTGGACAAGGTGGAAGGGGAAGAGGTCCACCAGTATATGGAAGAGGCCCACCTGGAACAGAAGCATCCAAACCTAGAAGACCAAGAAGAGAACCAGAAGAAGAAGTTTGGGTACCAAAAACTATCTTAGGACAAAAAGTTGCAGCTGGAGAAATTACTTCTGTTGAAGAAATTTTAGAAGCTGGATTAAGAATTCAAGAATCTGGAATTATTAAAAAACTATTACCTGATTTGAAAAGTGAAGTTGTCGATGTTGGAATTATTCAAAAAATGACATCTAATGGTCAATCAACAAGATTCAAAGCAATTGTTGCAGCAGGCAATGAAAATGGATACTTGGGAATTGGTCAAGGTAAATCAAAACAAATGAGAATCGCAATTGAAAAAGCAACTAGTCAAGCTTTCCTAAACATTAATCCAATTAAAATGGGATGTGGCAGTTGGGAATGTAAATGTGATCAAAAACATTCTGTTCCATTCAAAGTAAAGGGAAAAGGTGGAAGTGTAACTATTGAAATCATTCCTGCACCTCGTGGATTAGGTTTAGTTGCAGGTGGAAAAATTAAGAGATTATTAGAATTAGCAGGATTAAAGGATGCATGGACCACCGCAAAAGGTTCAACTCCTACAATGAATTCAACATCAAAAGCAGTACTGGATTGTCTAAGACAGACATTCAGTCAAGGATAA
- the secY gene encoding preprotein translocase subunit SecY → MAEGTLTSIIRKVVFKAEPYLPQVPKPKKKIPLPTRLLWCGVALLIYMVMGQTPLFGATTPEFDFLAFARVIFASQQGTLVELGIGPIVTSGLLMQLLRGSDILKFDFKKPEERGIFQTATKLVTYVVIVVESIVYAAAVYGGAASEPYVLYVIIGQLMAASIIIMFLDELIQKGWGLGSGISLFIMAGVAQQILWSMFSPLPAGDGGMIGIIPYLVESLTGNGDIGNVLFRSNQLPSIFGLFLTAGILLILVFTQGMKIEIPIVSTKYRGFQAVYPIKLMYVSNIPVILASALTANAVFVFQMIWSQFNPRNNNFFVNFIAQFDPTSPSTPVGGFIYYMTPPRGLDVAALDPMRAVGYVLFMVGIVVVFGRLWVELGGLSPKSAAQNLLDADVQIPGFRRSNKPVEALLNKYIPSVTIIGSMILGLLAGVSDVLGVFGSGIGILLMVDILINYYTQLVREQVEVVMPRLGAILGRK, encoded by the coding sequence ATGGCTGAAGGTACTCTAACTTCAATTATTAGAAAAGTAGTTTTCAAAGCAGAACCATATTTACCACAAGTTCCAAAACCTAAAAAGAAAATTCCATTACCAACCAGATTACTTTGGTGTGGTGTTGCATTACTTATCTACATGGTAATGGGACAAACTCCATTATTTGGAGCAACAACTCCTGAATTTGATTTTCTAGCCTTTGCTAGAGTTATTTTTGCATCACAACAAGGTACCTTAGTTGAATTGGGAATTGGACCGATTGTAACTTCTGGACTCTTGATGCAATTGTTAAGAGGTTCTGATATCCTCAAATTTGATTTCAAAAAACCTGAAGAAAGAGGAATCTTCCAAACTGCAACAAAACTTGTAACTTATGTTGTAATTGTAGTTGAGTCTATTGTTTATGCTGCAGCTGTATATGGTGGTGCAGCATCTGAGCCGTATGTCCTGTATGTGATTATAGGGCAGCTGATGGCCGCGTCGATAATTATCATGTTCTTAGACGAATTAATTCAAAAGGGTTGGGGACTTGGTAGTGGAATTAGTTTATTCATTATGGCAGGTGTAGCTCAACAAATTCTTTGGAGTATGTTCAGTCCATTACCTGCTGGTGATGGTGGTATGATTGGTATTATTCCGTATCTTGTAGAATCCTTAACTGGAAATGGCGATATTGGAAATGTCTTATTCCGTTCAAATCAACTGCCTAGTATCTTTGGACTGTTCCTCACAGCAGGAATTTTGCTGATACTTGTATTTACACAAGGTATGAAAATTGAAATTCCAATTGTTTCTACCAAATATAGAGGATTTCAGGCTGTTTATCCTATCAAATTGATGTATGTTTCTAACATTCCAGTAATTTTAGCATCTGCACTAACTGCAAACGCTGTATTTGTATTCCAAATGATTTGGTCTCAATTTAATCCACGTAACAATAATTTCTTTGTAAACTTTATAGCTCAATTCGATCCTACAAGTCCTTCTACTCCTGTTGGAGGATTCATTTACTACATGACCCCACCACGTGGTTTGGATGTTGCAGCCCTTGATCCTATGAGAGCTGTAGGATATGTTTTGTTTATGGTTGGAATTGTAGTTGTGTTTGGTAGATTATGGGTTGAACTTGGTGGATTATCTCCAAAGAGTGCAGCTCAAAACTTACTTGATGCAGATGTACAAATTCCTGGATTTAGAAGATCAAACAAGCCTGTTGAGGCATTATTGAACAAATACATTCCATCTGTTACAATTATTGGTTCTATGATTTTAGGACTTTTGGCAGGAGTATCAGATGTCCTTGGTGTATTCGGATCTGGAATTGGAATCTTACTTATGGTAGATATTCTCATTAATTATTACACACAATTAGTTAGAGAACAAGTAGAAGTTGTTATGCCACGGTTGGGTGCTATACTTGGTAGAAAATAA
- a CDS encoding 50S ribosomal protein L30, which translates to MANAYLVVRIKGQADCPYWATHTMTLLKLDKKYRATILPAKDNTLGMLRKVQHYVSWIELDATLAQELVEKKARKGGYQKITDEDLKELGFANAAELGAALADGKTSLSKLKPLKPWFALAPPVHGFKRSTKKLYGQKGILGSNKELDTIVRRMI; encoded by the coding sequence ATGGCAAATGCATATCTCGTTGTAAGAATCAAGGGTCAAGCAGACTGTCCTTATTGGGCCACTCATACAATGACTCTATTAAAATTAGATAAAAAATATCGTGCTACAATTTTACCTGCAAAAGACAATACATTGGGAATGTTAAGAAAGGTACAACATTATGTCTCATGGATTGAACTTGATGCAACTTTAGCTCAAGAATTAGTTGAAAAGAAAGCCAGAAAAGGTGGTTATCAAAAAATTACTGATGAAGATCTTAAGGAACTAGGATTTGCAAATGCTGCAGAACTTGGAGCCGCTTTAGCTGATGGAAAAACATCATTATCAAAATTAAAACCACTAAAACCTTGGTTTGCTTTAGCACCACCAGTTCATGGATTCAAAAGAAGTACTAAGAAATTATATGGACAAAAAGGTATTCTTGGTTCTAACAAAGAACTTGATACTATAGTTAGGAGAATGATTTAA
- a CDS encoding 50S ribosomal protein L18: protein MAYSKILRRLREEKTNYRKRGTMLMGKRDFITVNISNENTQVQVLKPGMTGDTVVASAHSRYLLEKGWKGSRKSISAAYLTGYLAGKKALGKGAKDAILYTGTKRYTQRMAAALKGVIDAGLEVPADSETFPADERINGEHLTVKNEISKIKSTIDSEVK, encoded by the coding sequence ATGGCCTATTCAAAAATATTGAGAAGACTTAGAGAGGAAAAGACCAATTATCGTAAACGTGGAACCATGTTGATGGGTAAACGTGATTTCATTACTGTAAATATTTCAAATGAGAATACACAAGTTCAAGTCCTTAAACCTGGAATGACTGGAGATACCGTCGTTGCATCAGCACATTCTAGATATTTACTTGAAAAAGGATGGAAAGGATCAAGAAAAAGTATCTCTGCAGCATATCTTACTGGCTATTTGGCAGGTAAGAAAGCATTAGGTAAAGGAGCAAAGGATGCAATTTTGTATACTGGTACTAAACGTTACACACAAAGAATGGCAGCAGCTTTGAAAGGAGTAATTGATGCTGGTCTTGAAGTTCCAGCTGACTCAGAAACTTTTCCTGCAGATGAAAGAATTAATGGTGAACACTTAACTGTAAAAAATGAAATTTCTAAAATTAAATCTACCATAGATAGTGAGGTCAAATAG
- a CDS encoding AAA family ATPase produces the protein MTKSIVISGPPAVGKTTVAKGLAKEFNLQYLSGGDVLKEMAKEQGFNSDGDDWWDTKEGLKFLNQREENSEFDKNLDKKLTDLFKQGGMVITSYTLPWLIEDGIKIWLEGSHASSTKRMQTRDNMSSENAYEITKSRFDKNKALYKKLYGFSFGDDKAVFDVIINTDNLSANQVIDVTTETVRKLL, from the coding sequence TTGACCAAATCTATCGTAATATCTGGCCCTCCTGCAGTCGGAAAAACAACTGTTGCTAAAGGATTAGCTAAAGAATTTAATTTACAATATCTTAGTGGTGGAGATGTTCTAAAAGAAATGGCTAAAGAACAAGGATTTAATTCTGATGGCGATGATTGGTGGGATACTAAAGAAGGACTCAAATTTCTAAATCAACGTGAGGAGAATTCTGAATTTGATAAAAATTTAGATAAAAAATTAACTGATTTATTCAAACAAGGTGGAATGGTAATCACAAGTTATACGTTACCATGGTTAATTGAAGACGGAATAAAAATTTGGTTAGAGGGTTCTCACGCTAGCAGCACTAAAAGAATGCAAACAAGAGACAATATGAGTTCAGAAAATGCATATGAAATCACAAAATCTCGTTTTGATAAAAATAAAGCACTGTACAAAAAACTATATGGATTCAGCTTTGGTGATGATAAAGCTGTGTTTGATGTAATCATTAATACTGATAATTTATCTGCAAATCAAGTAATTGATGTGACTACTGAAACCGTGAGAAAATTGCTATGA
- a CDS encoding adenylate kinase, translating into MLYLVENKKILMVGIPGVGKSTLLTTMVDILKDHKKNVIVINYGTLMFDVAKENGLENRDDLRKLSVIEQQRLQKIAAEKIATHDEEVVIIDTHAFISSPEGYYPGLPEHVLKIIQPSNFVSVAAKPEEIYNRRMKDDTRNRDKITLANIKKELDYQTGMISACAVITGSPVRHVLNGEGKIEEAADKIIKAIGL; encoded by the coding sequence GTGCTATACTTGGTAGAAAATAAAAAAATTCTCATGGTTGGAATCCCAGGTGTTGGGAAAAGTACTTTGTTAACAACAATGGTTGATATTTTAAAGGATCACAAGAAAAATGTCATTGTAATTAATTATGGTACTTTAATGTTTGACGTCGCTAAAGAAAATGGATTAGAAAACAGAGATGACTTAAGAAAATTATCTGTAATAGAACAACAACGCCTACAAAAAATTGCTGCAGAAAAAATTGCCACACATGATGAAGAAGTCGTAATCATCGATACCCACGCATTCATTAGTTCACCTGAAGGATACTATCCTGGATTGCCTGAACATGTTTTGAAAATTATTCAACCTAGTAACTTTGTTTCAGTTGCAGCAAAGCCTGAAGAAATCTACAATAGAAGGATGAAAGATGACACTAGAAATCGAGATAAAATCACACTAGCTAACATTAAGAAGGAGCTTGATTATCAAACTGGTATGATTTCTGCATGTGCTGTAATTACAGGCTCCCCAGTCAGACATGTTCTCAATGGAGAGGGAAAGATTGAAGAAGCAGCTGATAAAATAATTAAGGCAATAGGACTGTAA